The genomic window AATTGATGTTGGTGTATTCGGCCAATCCCACCGCTTGAGCGTTCAGCGAGATGCCCGGGTTCGTGCCGTCGTAGTTGTTGGTGTCCCAGAACCGGGTCACGGACTTTTCGCTCAAGTCCCCGCCGGAAGCAGTGCCGGCCACACCGTTCACCTTGACGTAGTCCTCGAATCGCTCATAGACCCATTCCTTTGGCCGATACCATGTCGACAAAGTTATCCCCTTCCAGTCCAGGTGAGCTTTGAAGTCGTTCCGGACGTGGGAGGGCACGGCCATATCCTGCAGAAGATGGAGGACCTGCCCCAGGGACCACGCGCTCATCGCCATGTAGTAGTGTCTCTTTTCATCGCCGTTCAGACCGAGGGCTTCCGGGATGCCGGGCTCGCCGTGGAACTCCGACCTGCCTTGAAAGTCCCTGCCGGTGAGCGACATGTAATAGAATTCCCTGGCGTGGTCCCAATCGCGCTCGTTGGTCCCCCCCGTCACCTTTACTCCACCCGGAGCGGGCTCGCGATAGGCCGTGGCGTACGCGACGGCGGAAGTGACGGGGATGTCGACACAATACAGGCTCACATACCAGGGTTCGTCGCTCATCCCCGATTCCGTCCAGGACAGATCGTTGCGGGGATTGTGAAAATGATTGGAAGCCCGGCATATGGGAACATCCTCCCGATCAGCCCCGAATGTCAGCCAGTCTAGCGTCGGCCGACCGTGCAAGGGAGTATCCAAACCCTGCGGCAAGATTAGTTTGTCCTTGAAGTGTGAATCAAGGCTGGCTCTTACTTGTCGAACAGCAGAGTCAGTCAACGCGGGATGAGTCTCCCGATTGTCAAACGCTTCAACACTGGTATAACCGAACAAAAAAAGAATAGAGATTAAATAAAGTAGTCTTCTCATACTACTTCTCCCTGTTTTTCCTGGCCCATTCGGCAGCCAACTCCCATTCTCCCTTGATAGCAGCAGTGAAAATTGGTGTTCTCATTGGAGCTCCAATATTAGCAGTGAAAACGGCATGCAATTCTCTCGAGTTCTGCTCTCTTAACGGTTCCAATCGTATTATCATACCATCCCTTGGTGTGAAATCAGTACGCTTTTTCATTGTAGGAAAGATCCGTTCGTTGCCCGTCCAAATATACTCTTTCGGGAAGATACGCACGCTGCTCCAGCAGACATACCCCTTTTTGTAAACGACCATTCTGTATTCCTGAACAGCCAGGAGCGATGCATATATGGGCAACTTGAAACGGCCCCGGACATCCGAGACGTCTTCAGCTTCTTCAGTCGTCACCGTACCCGCCAGGCCCGGAGGCCCCGGTCCCGGCTCCATCCATAAGATGGTCGCCACGGCATTCTCGATGGGCTCTCCGGTTTCGGCGTCCACGACCTGGCCCGCAACCATCCATCTCATGGGCCAGGAGATCAGGACCAGCACCAGGATCACCGCAGCCACCGCGGGCAGGTAACGTTTCAACATCGCTCATGTGCCTCCATGCAACCGTCGTGACTCAAAATCGGTCTATGCCCCATATGCCGGCGGCATCCCTCAGGAAATAAACGTAGTAGGTGATGTCGTAGACCTGCCCCTGCACCTGTTCCTCGCGCTTGATCCTGTACTTGGCCGTTCCGCCCTTCGCATAGATCAACTCGATTTCCCGCATCCCCGAGGCGATGGAGGGCAAGCCCGCCGCCAGGTGCTCGAAGACCTCACCGTAGCGTTCCCTGGAACTTGCCGCAAAATACGCCAGGGCGCCCGGGGAATTCCCCGCGATCAGAGCGGCCTTCATTCCATCCCATTTGGCCTGGAGCAGGGCGTCCAGGTTGTTCCGGTTCAATACCACGATGGCCGCCGTGTCCGCGCGGACGTTGTTCAGATTGTCCACCGCCTCCACCGTGAAATAATAGATCCCCTCCACGCTCAACCGCACCTTGTATTCCTTGGCCCCGGTCTCGAGATATTCGGGTTCCGCCGGCCCCGCGCAACCGATCGTCGACTGGCTGAAGCTGAAGGAACCGCGCACCCCAAGCGTCACCTCGAGGGAAGGAATGCCCGATTCGACGTTGGCCGCGATCCTGATGGTATCCGCACTCGGATCCGCGTTCACGACAACCGATGCCTCCAGCGCATTGCCGTCCGTATCCGCGGCCCTGGCGGTCAGGGTGTTTTCACCTTCGACCAGCACCACGTGATTGGCGACGAACTCATTGCCGTAGACCTCCGCCGTCACTCCGTTGACGGTGACCCCGGTCTCGGCGCCCGTCGCATTGGAAACGGTGCCTCGCACCATCACCGCTGCGCCTTCGATGAAGGCGCCCTCCGAAGGAGAAACAATCGTGAGAGACAGGGCGGCAAGAGCGTTCACCGTGACCTTGACGGCGGCCGATGCGCTCCCCCCGTTGCCGTCGTCGACGGTGTACGTGAAACCGTCCTCACCGCTGAACCCGGCGTTGGGCGAATAGACGAGGACGCCGTTCGCGCCGCCGGACACGCTCCCGTTGGCCCCCTGCGTGAAGCCCGATACCAGCAGGGTGTTTCCGTCGGGGTCCGTATCGTTGGCGAGAACCGCGATGTCGACGGCTTTCCCCGCCTCAGTGCTCGCCGAGTCGTCAGCGGCCGCGGGAGGATGGTTCACCGCGTTCACCGTGATCGAAACCGCTGCCGCCGCGGAGTCCGCTTTACCGTCATTCACCTTGAATTCAAAAGCATCGGGGCCGTGATACCCGGCCGCCGGCGTGTAGGTCAGGTTCGGCGCCGTGCCGCTGAGCGTCCCGTGAGCGGGCGAGGTCGTCACCGTGAAGCTCAGGGTATCCCCGTCCGCGTCCGTTCCCGTCAAGGTGATCGAGACCGCCGTGTCCTCGTTCGTGCTCAACGTCTGCGCGTTCGCCACCGGCGCATCGTTTGCCGAGGTGACCGTGATCGAAACCGCTGCCGCCGCGGAGTCCGCTTTACCGTCGTTCACCTTGAACGCAAAGCCGTCCGATCCGCTGTAGTTCGCCGCCGGCGTGTAGGTCAGGTTCGGCGCCGTGCCGCTGAGCGTCCCGTGAGCGGGCGGGGCCGTCACCGTGAAGCTCAGGGTATCCCCGTCCGCGTCCGTTCCCGTCAAGGTGATCGAAACCGCCGTGTCCTCGTTCGTGCTCAACGTCTGGGCGTTCGCCACCGGCGCATCGTTTGCCGAGGTGACCGTGATGGTGACCGTGCCTGTCGCCGTGGCCCCATGGTCGTCTTGCACCGTGTAGGTGAACTGGTCCGTTCCGGTGAATCCGGGCTCCGGCGTGTAGGTCGCCGTCCCGTCCGCGTTGGCCGAGACCGCCCCGTGGGCGCCCTGGGTGACGCCGGCAAGGACCAGGCCGCTCCCCGTGTCGTTTGCCAGCACGTTGACCGTCACCGGAGTCCCCTCCGGCGTCGAGGCGACGTCATCCCCGGCCGCGGGACCCGACCCCCCGACCGTCACGGTCGTCTCCGCGCTGACGACCTCGTGGTGGCCGTAGGCGTATATCGTGTAAGTGGTGGTCCGCCGGGGCCGGACCTTCCGTGAACCGGTGGGCGCAACCCACCCCACCCCGTGGTCGATCACGCAGATTGTCGCGTCGGTCGAGCTCCACGTCAAGGTCGACGATCCCCCCGGAGCAATGGTCTGCGGCGAAGCCGAAAGGCTCACGCTCGGGTGGCGATGGTCCACGATGGTCACTGTAAGGAAACTCCCGGGCTTGCCCTCGAGCCGCACCCCAATTTCATTGGAGGCATTGAGCGACACGCGGCGCCGGATGAGCGGGACGTGAGCCTTCAGCTCACCGGAGCTCACGATCTTCTTCCCGTTCAGGTATATGGTGCCGCTCGTCACCCGGTGCCGCCCGTAGAGCTCACCGTTGCGGATCCACACCTCGAATTCTGCTCCGGTCTCGGAACCGGCGAATCCCCTGGTGACCGTCATCGGCGGCCCCGAACCCCGCTCGAACCGCTCCGGTCCGAAAACGGGGGGATCGCACGCAGACCCGGGTTGAACGGGCAAAACCAACGCCAGGGAAAGAAAAACGACCAGGCAAAAGAGTTTTTTGAACATGACTCCTCCTGCTGCTTGAGTTCCTGTTCGAGCGTCGATTGATCCGATACGCCGTATGTGTCGGTAAAGACGGGCTTGCCCAAATTTGGCGGCCGCGAGAGGGGCCCCGCCCATCTTTCCGGATTCGCTCCTGCCAGAAAATGATCGTGAGAACAGGCTGTGTGACACATCCGATCGCCCTGGAATCCCGTTTGCGTCGGAACGATGCGCGGTGAGCGCGGCTTTATCGTGCCCGCGATCACGCCCGCAAAACGGCGCAGGCATGCAAACCGGTACGGGACGATTTTCACGCTTTACGGTAAGCCCCGGGTTCATGCCGAAAAGTGAAAAGTGTAGGTTTGACCCCGGCATCCTCCGGCCCGGCCGGGCCGGAGGATGATCCGCCTGAGAACATTACGCCTTCAGCGCCCCATCAGGGGAAATTGATGGTGACGGGATACGGGCCTTCCGCATTTTCCGGCGGTGCGGGGAACTGGTCCGCATTGTAGATGTAGTAAGGATAGTAGCGAATGAAATAGCTCATCTGGTGCTGGATGATCCCCCGGTACTGGTAGACCGGGGTGTCTTTCCACAGGGGACCGTCCAGTTCCTGGTAGACCACGGAGGGCATATCGTAGGTCCAGAGCCCATTGTCCACGGTAAAGTCATCCGGGTAGGGCCACCCCGGAGGATAGGGCTTGGAGACGAGGTGGTCTCTCACATAGTACCCGCCGGGGACGTCGGTGAGCAAAATGACGCGAAAGTATCGCGCCGGCGGCATATCCTGGACGCTCACCACCATCGGCGTGCCGGCACCGGGAGCGCTGCCCGAAAAGCCGAGCTCCTCGCTGATCGAAACCGGCCGGAAGAAATCATAATCCTCCACGTTCGGGTCGTTTTCGATCTCCTCGGCCTTTCTGAGCTCGCCGTTGAGCAGGAAGTAATCCGTGCTGTTCCAGTAGGAGAGGTGCTGCGGTTCGCACAAATCCTTCATCCCCACGGCAACCGCGTCCTGCTCCGCGCCCAGTTTCCCTTTGTAAACCACCTTCAGATAGAGGTCCGTGATACCGGGAGGAATGGGGTTTGCGGTGAAATCGAACGTGCATTCGAGCCCGGGCGAGGCCGAGGTGAGGGATTCCACCTGCAGGGGAGCGGACACCGAGTAGGAATAGTACTCATCCCTTGAATCCATCGTCGGCGGATCGGCGGACAGGTCCGCCTGGTAGTTCGTCCTGAGCCTGTACTGGGCGACCGCCACCAGTTGCCCGGGCTGTCCCGCATCGTTGGTCGCCTCCTCGCCGGCCGTTGCGTTGCGCACCCTCGCCTTGATGAAGCGAAAACCCTGAGCCGCATCGAGGCCGTCGATGATGGAATAGACGAACTCGGGTGGAGCCGTGATCTCCAACTGCCCCCGGAAGAAATAGTTCAGCAGGGCCGCCGAATACCCCACGGCGCGAGGAAGCAGCTTGGATGCGTAGTCCTTATAAACCTCGCCGTCCAATACAAAGGGGTATTGCCAGCAGGGGGTACCTGCCGAGCAATCCTCTGTGAAATAGCCTGCCACAGCGAGGCGATGAGGTACCGCCGCCCGGATGTTACGCAGATAGACCTTCCGGTCGACGTTTCCGTCCTCTCGGACAACCGTCTCCGGGTTTTTCCAATCGAGACTGAAATAGTTTGTGTCTTCGATGTTGGGATGAGGGTATTCAGAGGTCTCGAATATGGTGTCGCTGCTGAAGAAATAGGCATTGGTGTACTCCGCCAAGCCATGGATGTCTTCCGAAGGGTTTGTGCCGTCGTAGAAATCCTGGTCCCATAAGGCGGTTATGGGTATCATGCCGTTCTGCACGGCATGGCTGAATATATCAGTCGAAACTGAAAGGGATTCGAAGTTCAGCAACCCCTTGACATCCTGATATTTGGCCCATGTTTCATATGCTTCGGGACGAGGATGCGCATCATCCCGAACGTGAGCGGGTACCGCAAGATCGGCGACCAAATGCATCAACCTCCCGAGCGAAGTGAACATCAGTGCCCATTCAGCCTCGTTACCGCTCGTGAGCGCCTGGGAATACAATCGTCTTGCATCCTGCCAGGTCCGGTCCACATCGTAGCCCTTTTGGGCCCAGATTACGGATGATTCTCCGAGAATACCGTTTTTCAGGCCTGCCTCATCCCACGGCTTCAATGGATCATGGAAGTGATAGAAATAACAAGGAAAATCATCTTCTCGGGTACCTCCCTCTTCGACCAGAAAAACCAGTGACAAACCCTGAAATTTCGTCTCAATCCCTTCTCCGAACCCAAGCTGCCCCCTCATATATGCATCCAGGTTTGAAGTTTCTACCGCCTTGGCATTCAAATGGCGGTGAACATAGCTCTCATCATAAGCATTTGCGGATTCATAACCGTATGCGAAAAATACAACAACCATAAGAAAAAACGATCTGAGATAATGTTTCATCTCTATGACCTCCTTAAATACTCATTGAGTCAGGCCAATCTCTCTTCGTGCTTTTTTTTCAAATTCAAGGAAGTTTTTCAGTTTTTCACGAGGAATATTCGGATATATCATCTCGCGCAGATTTTTTATCTGATCTTCACGTGTTCTCAATCTTGGTATTTCAATTGTTAAGTATTCGTTAGAACGGATATACCGCATTGAATAAACCCGATACCCAGGTTTAAATATGCTTATACTCTCTATCGGGTCCCACTGGTCTGGGAATCGGAAGACCCATGCTCTGTAGGGTGCGAGATGGAATTCGCCGTTTCGGTCCGTCACGGTCTCAAGAGCTTCGACAAAATTGTGCGTCAGGCCGCCTAGTCTGATCGTATAGAATGCTTTCAGTACGAGAGCCCCTTCAATCGGCTGGCCGGTCTCATCCACCACCTTCCCGAAATACGGGCCGAATTTGTGGGTTATGGTACAGGGACCGACCGCGGCCGATACGAACCAGACCAGGATGATTCCACCTATCCATTTCATCGACTTCCTGCTCATTGGACGATCCCCGTGCCATGCCGGACGGACTGTGTGTCGCCGAATCGGCATGGTCGCTTTCGTGGGCTTCCCCCGGCATATACCGGGGGGAGCGTTCGCAGCTAGAATCTATCTATTTTCCAGAGCCCGTCCTCATCAACCCTGAAAAAGATCGAGTAGGTGATGGTCACGGCCTCTCCGTCCACCATATGCACCCTCGGAATCCGGTATTCCGCGGTGCTTTCCCTGCACAGGATCATCTCAATCTCCTGCATCCCTGAAACAATACCGGGAAGTCCGGCGGCCAGGGCAGTAAATATCGTACGATAGCGTTCCTTGGATCTTTCCCGGAAATATCCCAGGGCGTCCTCTATGGCACCCGCGGACAGTTTTCCCTTCATTGCATTCCATTTGGATTTGAACAGGGCATCCAGATCGTCCCGATTGAATACCACCAGTGCAACCGTATCCGTGTGCATCGTCCCCTGGTCGTCGGCCGCCTCGGCGGTGAACAGGTAAAGCCCTTCGGCGACCAGCCGCACCACGCGATCCTCCGGCTGCGTGCTCTGTAAAAACTCCGCCTCTCCTGGACCAGTGTAAGTCAACACGGCATCCGAACAAGGAAAGGTTCCCCCGATGCGCAGGCTAGTCTCAAAGGGGGAGATGCCGGAATGAATCACCGTCGAGAGTTCCAGGTATCCTCCGGTCGTGTCCGAATTGACCGCGATCGACGTGGTTGCGGTGTTGCCCTGCGTGTCAGTGGCCACGGCGGTCAACGTGTTTGTGCCGTTTTGGAGGCGAACCCGGTTTGCCACGAACTGAGTGCCGATGACGACCGCGGGGACCCCGTTTACAACCACTCCCGTTTCGTTTCCCGCAGAGTTGACTACCGTCCCAATGACAAGGGTCGAGTGCTTCACGACAAAATCCCCGTCCAACGGCGAGGTGATCTCCAGGGATATCCCGGCGAGTGCCCTGACGGCCACCGTCACGGTTGCCGATGCGCTCCCCCCGTTGCCGTCGTCGACGGTGTACGTGAAACCGTCCTCACCGCTGAACCCGGCGTTGGGCGAATAGACGAGGACGCCGTTCGCGCCGCCGGATACGCTCCCGTTGGCCCCCTGCGTGAAGCCCGATATCTGCGGGGCGTCTCCGTCGGGGTCCGTGTCGTTGGCGAGAACCGCGATGTCGACGGCTTTCCCCGCCTCAGTGCTCGCCGAGTCGTCGGCGGCCGCGGGAGGATGGTTCACCGCGTTAACCGTGATCGAAACCGTTGCCGCCGCGGAGTCCGCTTTACCGTCATTCACCTTGAATTCAAAAGCATCGGGGCCGTGATACCCGGCCGCGGGCGTGTAGGTCAGATTCGGCGCCGTGCCGCTGAGCGTCCCGTGAGCGGGCGGGGCCGTCACCGCATAGGTCAGCGCATCTCCGTCCGCGTCCGTTCCCGTCAAGGTGATCGAAACCGCCGTGTCCTCGTTCGTGCTCAACGTCTGCGCGTTCGCCACCGGCGCATCGTTTGCCGAGGTGACCGTGATGGTGACCGTGCCTGTCGCCGTGGCCCCATGGTCGTCTTGCACCGTGTAGGTGAACTGGTCCGTTCCGGTGAATCCGGGCTCCGGCGTGTAGGTCGCCGTCCCGTCCGCGTTGGCCGAGACCGCCCCGTGGGCGCCCTGGGTGACGCCGGCAAGGACCAGGCCGCTCCCCGTGTCGTTTGCCAGCACGTTGACCGTCACCGGAGTCCCCTCCGGCGTCGAGGCGACGTCATCCCCGACCGCGGGACCCGCCCCCCCGACCGTCACGGTCGTCTTCGCGCTGACGACCTCGTGGTGGCCGTAGGCGTATATCGTGTAAGTGGTGGTCCGCCGGGGCCGGACCTTCCGTGAACCGGTGGGCGCAACCCACCCCACCCCGTGGTCGATCACGCAGATTGTCGCGTCGGTCGAGCTCCACGTCAAGGTCGACGATCCCCCCGGAGCAATGGTCTGCGGCGAAGCCGAAAGGCTCACGCTCGGGTGGCGATGGTCCACGATGGTCACGGTAAGGAAACTCCCGGGCTTACCCTCGAGCCGCACCGCAATTTCATTGGAGGCATTGAGCGACACGCGGCGCCGGATGAGCGGGACGTGAGCCTTCAGCTCACCGGAGCTCACGATCTTCTTCCCGTTCAGGTATATGGTGCCGCTCGTCACCCGGTGCCGCCCGTAGAGCTCACCGTTGCGGATCCACACCTCGAATTCCGCTCCGGTCTCGGAACCGGCGAATCCCCTGGTGACCGTCATCGGCGGCCCCGAACCCCGCTCGAACCGCTCCGGTCCGAAAACGGGGGGATCGCACGCAGACCCGGGTTGAACGGGCAAAACCAACGCCAGGGAAAGAAAAACGACCAGGCAAAAGAGTTTTTTGAACATGACTCCTCCTGCTGCTTGAGTTCCTGTTCGAGCGTCGATTGATCCGATACGCCGTATGTGTCGGTAAAGACGGGCTTGCCCAAATTTGGCGGCCGCGAGAGGGGCCCCGCCCATCTTTCCGGATTCGCTCCTGCCAGAAAATGATCGTGAGAACAGGCTGTGTGACACATCCGATCGCCCTGGAATCCCGTTTGCGTCGGAACGATGCGCGGTGAGCGCGGCTTTATCGTGCCCGCGATCACGCCCGCAAAACGGCGCAGGCATGCAAACCGGTACGGGACGATTTTCACGCTTTACGGTAAGCCCCGGGTTCATGCCGAAAAGTGAAAAGTGTAGGTTTGACCCCGGCATCCTCCGGCCCGATCGGGCCGGAGGATGATCCGCCTGAGAACATTACGCCTTCAGCGCCCCATCAGGGGAAATTGATGGTGACGGGATACGGGTCCTTTCCGTTTTCCGGCAGTGCGGGGAACTGGTCCGCATTGTAGATGAAGTACGGATAGTAACGGATGAAGTAGCTCATCTGGTGCTGGATGATCCCCCGGTACTGGTAAACCGGGGTGGGATTCCACGGCTGCCCGGCCGACTCCTGGTAGACCGCGGAGGGCATCCCGTAGGTCCAGAGCGCATTGTCCACGGTAAAGTCATCCGGGTAGGGCCACACCAGAGGATAGGGCTTGGAGACGAGGTGGTCTCTCATGTAGTAGCCGGCGGGGACATCGGTGAGCAAAATGACGCGAAAGTATCGCGCCGGCGGCATATCCTGGACGCTCACCACCATCGGCGTGCCGGCACCGGGAGCGCTGCCCGAAAAGCCAAGCTCCTCGCTGATCGAAACCGGCCGGAAGAAATCATAATCCTCCACGTCCGGGTCGTTTTCGATCTCCTCGGCCTTTCTGAGCTCGCCGTTGAGCAGGAAGTAGTCCGTGCTGTTCCAGTAGGTGAGGTGCTGCGGTTCGCACAAATCCTTCATCCCCACGGCAACCGCGTCCTGCTCCGCGCCCAGTTTCCCCTTGTAAACCACCTTCAGATAGAGGTCGGTGATGCCGGGGGGAATGGGGTTCGCGGTGAAATCGAACGTGCATTCAAGCCCGGGCGAGCCCGAGGTGAGGGATTCCACCTGCAGGGGAGCGGACACCGAGTAGGAATAGTACTCATCCCTTGAATCCATCGTCGGCGGATCGGCGGACAGGTCCGCCTGGTAGTTCGTCCTGAGCCTGTACTGGGCGACCGCCACCAGTTGCCCGGGCTGTCCCGCATCGTTGGTCGCCTCCTCGCCGGTCGTTGCGTTGCGCACCCTCGCCTTGATGAAGCGGAAACCCTGAGCCGCATTGAGGCCGTCGATGATGGAATAGACGAACTCGGGTGGAGCCGTGATCTCCAACTGCCCCCGGAAGAAATAGTTCAGCAGGGCCGCCGAATAACCCACGGCGCGTGGAAGCAGCTTGGATGCGTACTCCTTCAGGCATTCCTCATCCAACAGGAGGGTCCTGACAAGCAGGGAAGACGCTTGATGATCCAGCTCGGAAATATATTTTGTCATGTACGACGGTTTGATGAAGTGGACTATTGTTTCTCCATCCCCTGTTTTTGCCACGTAGAAGGAGATGTCCGGCTTGTTGTCCTCCCCGATGACCTCCTTCGGCCACAACCCGCCGTCCAGGTAATACTGAAGGTTCGTGCTCGACTTTCTCGGGTAAGGCTGATAGTGGACGTCGTTTGAAGAATCTTCGTCACTGAGGTAGTCCTCAGCAAGCATCGTATTTAGGCTCACAAAATTGATGTTGGTGTATTCGGCCAATCCCACCGCTTGAGCGTTCAGCGAGATGCCCGGGTTCGTGCCGTCGTAGTTGTTGGTGTCCCAGAACCGGGTCACGGACTTTTCGCTCAAATCCCCGCCAGTAGCCGCTTCGGCAGGCACACCGTTCATCTCGACGTAGTCCTCGAATCGCTCCCAATTCCATTCCGACGATTGATACCCCTCCGAACCAGGCATGCCGTTCCGTTCCAGGTGAGCCCTGAAGTCGTTCCGGACGTGGGAAGGCACAGCCATATCCTGCAGAAGATGAAGGACCTGCCCCAGGGACCACGCGCTCATCGCCATGTAGTAGTGCCTCTTTTCATCGCCGTTCAGACCGAGG from Syntrophobacter fumaroxidans MPOB includes these protein-coding regions:
- a CDS encoding Ig-like domain-containing protein; its protein translation is MFKKLFCLVVFLSLALVLPVQPGSACDPPVFGPERFERGSGPPMTVTRGFAGSETGAEFEVWIRNGELYGRHRVTSGTIYLNGKKIVSSGELKAHVPLIRRRVSLNASNEIAVRLEGKPGSFLTVTIVDHRHPSVSLSASPQTIAPGGSSTLTWSSTDATICVIDHGVGWVAPTGSRKVRPRRTTTYTIYAYGHHEVVSAKTTVTVGGAGPAVGDDVASTPEGTPVTVNVLANDTGSGLVLAGVTQGAHGAVSANADGTATYTPEPGFTGTDQFTYTVQDDHGATATGTVTITVTSANDAPVANAQTLSTNEDTAVSITLTGTDADGDALTYAVTAPPAHGTLSGTAPNLTYTPAAGYHGPDAFEFKVNDGKADSAAATVSITVNAVNHPPAAADDSASTEAGKAVDIAVLANDTDPDGDAPQISGFTQGANGSVSGGANGVLVYSPNAGFSGEDGFTYTVDDGNGGSASATVTVAVRALAGISLEITSPLDGDFVVKHSTLVIGTVVNSAGNETGVVVNGVPAVVIGTQFVANRVRLQNGTNTLTAVATDTQGNTATTSIAVNSDTTGGYLELSTVIHSGISPFETSLRIGGTFPCSDAVLTYTGPGEAEFLQSTQPEDRVVRLVAEGLYLFTAEAADDQGTMHTDTVALVVFNRDDLDALFKSKWNAMKGKLSAGAIEDALGYFRERSKERYRTIFTALAAGLPGIVSGMQEIEMILCRESTAEYRIPRVHMVDGEAVTITYSIFFRVDEDGLWKIDRF
- a CDS encoding carboxypeptidase-like regulatory domain-containing protein, with the protein product MSRKSMKWIGGIILVWFVSAAVGPCTITHKFGPYFGKVVDETGQPIEGALVLKAFYTIRLGGLTHNFVEALETVTDRNGEFHLAPYRAWVFRFPDQWDPIESISIFKPGYRVYSMRYIRSNEYLTIEIPRLRTREDQIKNLREMIYPNIPREKLKNFLEFEKKARREIGLTQ
- a CDS encoding TonB-dependent receptor, which produces MLKRYLPAVAAVILVLVLISWPMRWMVAGQVVDAETGEPIENAVATILWMEPGPGPPGLAGTVTTEEAEDVSDVRGRFKLPIYASLLAVQEYRMVVYKKGYVCWSSVRIFPKEYIWTGNERIFPTMKKRTDFTPRDGMIIRLEPLREQNSRELHAVFTANIGAPMRTPIFTAAIKGEWELAAEWARKNREK
- a CDS encoding Ig-like domain-containing protein, with translation MFKKLFCLVVFLSLALVLPVQPGSACDPPVFGPERFERGSGPPMTVTRGFAGSETGAEFEVWIRNGELYGRHRVTSGTIYLNGKKIVSSGELKAHVPLIRRRVSLNASNEIGVRLEGKPGSFLTVTIVDHRHPSVSLSASPQTIAPGGSSTLTWSSTDATICVIDHGVGWVAPTGSRKVRPRRTTTYTIYAYGHHEVVSAETTVTVGGSGPAAGDDVASTPEGTPVTVNVLANDTGSGLVLAGVTQGAHGAVSANADGTATYTPEPGFTGTDQFTYTVQDDHGATATGTVTITVTSANDAPVANAQTLSTNEDTAVSITLTGTDADGDTLSFTVTAPPAHGTLSGTAPNLTYTPAANYSGSDGFAFKVNDGKADSAAAAVSITVTSANDAPVANAQTLSTNEDTAVSITLTGTDADGDTLSFTVTTSPAHGTLSGTAPNLTYTPAAGYHGPDAFEFKVNDGKADSAAAAVSITVNAVNHPPAAADDSASTEAGKAVDIAVLANDTDPDGNTLLVSGFTQGANGSVSGGANGVLVYSPNAGFSGEDGFTYTVDDGNGGSASAAVKVTVNALAALSLTIVSPSEGAFIEGAAVMVRGTVSNATGAETGVTVNGVTAEVYGNEFVANHVVLVEGENTLTARAADTDGNALEASVVVNADPSADTIRIAANVESGIPSLEVTLGVRGSFSFSQSTIGCAGPAEPEYLETGAKEYKVRLSVEGIYYFTVEAVDNLNNVRADTAAIVVLNRNNLDALLQAKWDGMKAALIAGNSPGALAYFAASSRERYGEVFEHLAAGLPSIASGMREIELIYAKGGTAKYRIKREEQVQGQVYDITYYVYFLRDAAGIWGIDRF